One segment of Hippopotamus amphibius kiboko isolate mHipAmp2 chromosome 2, mHipAmp2.hap2, whole genome shotgun sequence DNA contains the following:
- the NDOR1 gene encoding NADPH-dependent diflavin oxidoreductase 1 isoform X7, whose product MKNFWRFIFRRNLPSASLCQMDFAVLGLGDSSYAKFNFVAKKLYRRLLQLGGSALLPVGLADDQHELGPDAAIDPWLRDLWEKVLGPHAVPSDLDLTLSRVPWPSKFTLQFLQETRSTCSEELCVARTDPQGPPSELQPFLAPMVTNERVTGPSHFQDVRLVEFDVAGSGISFTAGDVVLIQPENTASHVQQFCQALGLDPDQHFTLQPREPGVPWPARLPQPCSVRLLVSQHLDITSVPRRSFFELLACLSPDELEREKLLEFSSARGQEELCEYCTRPRRTVLEVLCDFPHTASAIPPDYLLDLIPLIRPRAFSIASSLLARPSRLQILVAVVQYRTRLTEPRRGLCSNWLASLDPGQGPVRVPLWVRSGGLTFPKTPDTPVIMVGPGTGVAPFRAAIQERVARGETGNVLFFGCRQRDQDFYWEAEWKELQTRGCLTLVTAFSREQVGGVRGAGRDVRGGDSPTPTLQEQKVYVQHRLRELGPWVWELLDQRGAHFYLAGNAKYMPADVSDALTSIFREEGGLSGPDAAAYLTRLQRTLRFQTETWA is encoded by the exons ATGAAG AACTTCTGGAGGTTCATCTTCCGGAGGAACCTGCCGTCGGCCTCCCTCTGTCAGATGGACTTTGCTGTCCTGGGCCTCGGGGACTCGTCTTACGCCAA GTTCAACTTTGTGGCCAAGAAGCTGTACCGACGGCTCTTGCAGCTCGGGGGCAGCGCCCTCCTGCCCGTGGGCCTGGCCGATGACCAGCACGAGCTGGG GCCTGACGCGGCCATCGACCCCTGGCTGCGTGACCTGTGGGAGAAGGTGCTGGGGCCACATGCTGTGCCCTCTGACCTTGACCTGACCCTGTCCAGAGTCCC TTGGCCCTCCAAGTTCACCCTGCAGTTCCTCCAGGAGACCCGCAGCACGTGCTCAGAGGAGCTGTGTGTAGCCAGGACGGACCCTCAGGGACCCCCTTCAGAGCTACAGCCCTTCCTGGCACCCATGGTCACCAATGAGAGAGTCACCGGCCCCTCACACTTCCAGGATGTGCGGCTGGTGGAGTTCGATGTGGCAGGCTCTGGGATCAG CTTTACAGCTGGAGACGTGGTGCTGATCCAGCCCGAGAACACGGCCAGCCACGTGCAGCAGTTCTGCCAGGCGCTGGGCCTGGACCCCGACCAGCACTTCACGCTGCAGCCCCGGGAGCCGG GTGTCCCTTGGCCCGCACggctgccccagccctgctccgTGCGGCTCCTGGTGTCCCAGCACCTGGACATCACCAGTGTGCCCCGTCGCTCCTTCTTTGAGCTCCTGGCCTGTCTCTCCCCCGATGAGCTGGAGCGGGAGAAGCTGCTGGAGTTCAGTTCTGCCCGGGGCCAGGAGGAGCTGTGCGAGTACTGCACCCGGCCCCGCAGGACGGTCCTGGAG GTGCTGTGCGACTTCCCGCACACGGCTAGCGCCATCCCCCCGGACTACCTGTTGGACCTCATCCCCCTGATCCGGCCACGGGCCTTCTCCATCGCCTCCTCTCTGCTG GCCCGCCCCTCGAGGCTGCAGATCCTCGTGGCCGTGGTGCAGTACCGGACACGCCTCACGGAGCCCCGCCGGGGCCTCTGCTCCAACTGGCTGGCGTCTCTGGACCCTGGGCAAG GACCTGTTCGGGTGCCCCTGTGGGTGCGGTCTGGGGGCCTGACATTCCCAAAGACACCCGACACGCCTGTGATCATGGTGGGGCCTGGCACAGGCGTGGCCCCCTTCCGAGCCGCCATCCAGGAGCGAGTGGCCCGGGGTGAGACCG GAAACGTCTTGTTCTTCGGCTGCCGCCAGCGGGACCAGGACTTCTACTGGGAGGCCGAGTGGAAGGAGCTGCAGACGCGGGGCTGCCTGACCCTCGTCACGGCCTTCTCCCGGGAGCAGGTGGGCGGtgtgaggggggcggggagggacgTCCGGGGCGGAgactcacccacccccaccctgcaggaGCAGAAGGTGTACGTGCAGCACCGGCTCCGGGAGCTCGGGCCGTGGGTGTGGGAGCTGCTGGACCAGCGAGGTGCTCACTTCTACTTGGCAGG CAATGCCAAGTACATGCCGGCGGATGTGTCGGATGCCCTGACATCCATCTTCCGGGAGGAGGGCGGGCTTTCCGGCCCCGATGCAGCCGCCTACCTCACCAGGCTCCAGCGGACACTGCGTTTTCAGACTGAGACGTGGGCCTGA
- the NDOR1 gene encoding NADPH-dependent diflavin oxidoreductase 1 isoform X1 — protein sequence MPSTRLLVLFGSQTGTAQDVSERLGREAWRLGLGCRVQALDSYPMVNLINEPVVIFVCATTGQGDPPDNMKNFWRFIFRRNLPSASLCQMDFAVLGLGDSSYANRVLGENAVVLHSFLEKYRRLCVQGFNFVAKKLYRRLLQLGGSALLPVGLADDQHELGPDAAIDPWLRDLWEKVLGPHAVPSDLDLTLSRVPWPSKFTLQFLQETRSTCSEELCVARTDPQGPPSELQPFLAPMVTNERVTGPSHFQDVRLVEFDVAGSGISFTAGDVVLIQPENTASHVQQFCQALGLDPDQHFTLQPREPGVPWPARLPQPCSVRLLVSQHLDITSVPRRSFFELLACLSPDELEREKLLEFSSARGQEELCEYCTRPRRTVLEVLCDFPHTASAIPPDYLLDLIPLIRPRAFSIASSLLARPSRLQILVAVVQYRTRLTEPRRGLCSNWLASLDPGQGPVRVPLWVRSGGLTFPKTPDTPVIMVGPGTGVAPFRAAIQERVARGETGNVLFFGCRQRDQDFYWEAEWKELQTRGCLTLVTAFSREQVGGVRGAGRDVRGGDSPTPTLQEQKVYVQHRLRELGPWVWELLDQRGAHFYLAGNAKYMPADVSDALTSIFREEGGLSGPDAAAYLTRLQRTLRFQTETWA from the exons ATGCCGAGCACGCGGCTTCTGGTGCTCTTCGGCAGCCAGACGGGCACAGCCCAGGATGTGTCGGAGAGGCTGGGCCGCGAGGCGTGGCGCCTGGGGCTCGGCTGTCGCGTGCAGGCCCTGGACTCCTACCCCATG GTGAATCTGATTAATGAGCCCGTGGTGATATTTGTTTGTGCAACTACAGGCCAAGGAGATCCCCCGGACAACATGAAG AACTTCTGGAGGTTCATCTTCCGGAGGAACCTGCCGTCGGCCTCCCTCTGTCAGATGGACTTTGCTGTCCTGGGCCTCGGGGACTCGTCTTACGCCAA CCGTGTCCTAGGAGAGAATGCTGTTGTTTTGCACTCTTTCCTGGAGAAGTACAGAAGGCTTTGTGTTCAAGG GTTCAACTTTGTGGCCAAGAAGCTGTACCGACGGCTCTTGCAGCTCGGGGGCAGCGCCCTCCTGCCCGTGGGCCTGGCCGATGACCAGCACGAGCTGGG GCCTGACGCGGCCATCGACCCCTGGCTGCGTGACCTGTGGGAGAAGGTGCTGGGGCCACATGCTGTGCCCTCTGACCTTGACCTGACCCTGTCCAGAGTCCC TTGGCCCTCCAAGTTCACCCTGCAGTTCCTCCAGGAGACCCGCAGCACGTGCTCAGAGGAGCTGTGTGTAGCCAGGACGGACCCTCAGGGACCCCCTTCAGAGCTACAGCCCTTCCTGGCACCCATGGTCACCAATGAGAGAGTCACCGGCCCCTCACACTTCCAGGATGTGCGGCTGGTGGAGTTCGATGTGGCAGGCTCTGGGATCAG CTTTACAGCTGGAGACGTGGTGCTGATCCAGCCCGAGAACACGGCCAGCCACGTGCAGCAGTTCTGCCAGGCGCTGGGCCTGGACCCCGACCAGCACTTCACGCTGCAGCCCCGGGAGCCGG GTGTCCCTTGGCCCGCACggctgccccagccctgctccgTGCGGCTCCTGGTGTCCCAGCACCTGGACATCACCAGTGTGCCCCGTCGCTCCTTCTTTGAGCTCCTGGCCTGTCTCTCCCCCGATGAGCTGGAGCGGGAGAAGCTGCTGGAGTTCAGTTCTGCCCGGGGCCAGGAGGAGCTGTGCGAGTACTGCACCCGGCCCCGCAGGACGGTCCTGGAG GTGCTGTGCGACTTCCCGCACACGGCTAGCGCCATCCCCCCGGACTACCTGTTGGACCTCATCCCCCTGATCCGGCCACGGGCCTTCTCCATCGCCTCCTCTCTGCTG GCCCGCCCCTCGAGGCTGCAGATCCTCGTGGCCGTGGTGCAGTACCGGACACGCCTCACGGAGCCCCGCCGGGGCCTCTGCTCCAACTGGCTGGCGTCTCTGGACCCTGGGCAAG GACCTGTTCGGGTGCCCCTGTGGGTGCGGTCTGGGGGCCTGACATTCCCAAAGACACCCGACACGCCTGTGATCATGGTGGGGCCTGGCACAGGCGTGGCCCCCTTCCGAGCCGCCATCCAGGAGCGAGTGGCCCGGGGTGAGACCG GAAACGTCTTGTTCTTCGGCTGCCGCCAGCGGGACCAGGACTTCTACTGGGAGGCCGAGTGGAAGGAGCTGCAGACGCGGGGCTGCCTGACCCTCGTCACGGCCTTCTCCCGGGAGCAGGTGGGCGGtgtgaggggggcggggagggacgTCCGGGGCGGAgactcacccacccccaccctgcaggaGCAGAAGGTGTACGTGCAGCACCGGCTCCGGGAGCTCGGGCCGTGGGTGTGGGAGCTGCTGGACCAGCGAGGTGCTCACTTCTACTTGGCAGG CAATGCCAAGTACATGCCGGCGGATGTGTCGGATGCCCTGACATCCATCTTCCGGGAGGAGGGCGGGCTTTCCGGCCCCGATGCAGCCGCCTACCTCACCAGGCTCCAGCGGACACTGCGTTTTCAGACTGAGACGTGGGCCTGA